Sequence from the Plasmodium yoelii strain 17X genome assembly, chromosome: 10 genome:
TAGAGAAAAgaatacataattttattaaaaaattatatgaaaaagagaaaatattaGGATGtcaaatatgtattatacaCAAAAGAAAAGTAGTTGTAGATACATGTGTTGGGATGATGGGAATAATTGATAAAAGGCCTATAACTAGacattctttatttaatggatattctttaaataaattaattttaaatattgcATTGATTCatcttatttataataaaactaatgacaaaataaatagtgaaaaagagagatataaaaatagtgaaaaagaaaaaataaaaaaatttaaacaaaaattaaactCACCGATATCAAATTATTTAGATGGTTTcatatgtaataataaaaaatatataacaataaaagaTTTATTAACATTGAAATGCTTTATTAGAAAACCATTTCATGAAAATATAAcgttaaataaatttattaactaTGATAGTATGATTAATATGATAGAAAAtgcaaaaaattataatgtaaaaaatagatcgaaaaaatatggagaatatatgtatttaattgatacatatataatttctgaactaatttataatatctctgggttaaaatattatgaatatatttatagaaaCATTATAAAACCTTTAAATTTAGAagaagatatatttattcctCTTCCatcttattttttaaaaagtttTAATGACAAAAATAAACATGAGAATAAGAAAATTGTATCTGGAATTGGTTCTTCTAAcaattttgtaaataattCTTCACATCTAGTAAAGGATAATGAATTTGATAGacataatgatgaaaatgattcTATTTCAAATTATAAGACATCATATATTGAATCTTATTATAATTCAaaagataatgaaaataaaaacaataataatttttcaaattttcgaaaaaaaaaaaatgaatataagaataaaaaaccATTTCTtaattataaagaaaattcaaatattttagaaaatgaagatgcatctaataataataaatttaaaaataaaaaaatgaataagaTATATAATCTTTCAAATAAtgtatttgaaaataaatttataaatataagtaattataattataaaataaataaaaataatattttaaaaaataaaaagtttattaaaaatttgaataGATCTCTAAGTGTAgatgtatattatttaaaaaaaaaaaatatagatattaaaaaaaaagtaaaatgtGAAAGTattgaaaaaacaaaattattatctttGAATCATAGTCAATATTCTTATTCTGATATTAATGATAATACAAACGTAAAATCAGACAAATTTGATAAATCAGACAAATTTGATAAGTCAGACAAATTTGATAAGTCAGACAAATTTGATAAGTCAGACAAATTTGATAAGTCAGACAAATTTGATAAGTCAGACAAATTTGATAAGTCAGACAAATTTGATAAATTGCAAAGTTTTAAAgattcagaaaaaaaaaaaaataataaagaagagAACTTTTATGATGCAAAAGATGATATAACAgaagataatataaataacagatgtaatgacaaaataaaaaataatattaagcAAAAAGATATTTTTAGTCTTAAACATACATTCCTTAATCATgttgataatttaaaagaaaagacaaaaaaaattaatgattcgataaaaaatatatatgaaaataatgataacatttttttaaagaatttATTTACATCTCAAAAAAAAGCAGAAAAAggggaaaaatataataatagccATTTTGATAATAGTACCCATTTTGATAGTAGTGCCAATTTCGATAATAATAACGATTTAGAAAAAGATTATGATATAAGAAATATAGAATATAAACagttatatgaaaaaaaaaaattaaaaaaaaataaaaaaagtgatattttttttgaaaatattttaaaaaatggaaaaattaataatgttgacaaaattaataatgttGACAAAATTTTGAACATAAATAAACTAAAATCACCACTTAagatattagaaaaaaataaaaaaaaaataaatataagaaataatTCCAATAGAAGATCATtaagttataataatattgatcatgaaaataatttatttaaaaatttagaaTCAATTAATGATACAAATCATGATTGTAATCAAAATATGCCAAAGTTtacaaatgaaaatgatgaaaatgatgaaaatgatgaaaataaaaaaggaaaattagattataataaaaattcacAAAATGAATTGATTccatccatttttataaacaacATTATTTTAGAATCTAAAGTAGACAAGGGTGGAAATATAGAACCTGTTTCTATTAAAGATGTAAATATAGAATCTGCTACTGTTAAAGATGGAAACAGAGAACCTGTTGCTATTCAAAATGGTGGTGAACGTAAAAGTGgtgaatatttaaatattaataaaaatgctAAGAAACTTTATAAGCAAATCGCTTCAGAAAATAGTAGCGATGAGTCTGTAAATAGCacattaaaagaaaattataataattatcaaaaaaaaaaaaatatgaaatataaaaaattatataaatatattaccgAACTAAAGGAATATATAAGAGATAAGGAAGAAAAATTagagaatataaaaaaaaatgaatttgaATATAGtaatagttttatttttgaaaatgataatagtgataatttgtttaaaataaatcaagaaaattataataaaaatggaggAAGCAATTATCAAGCaagtagtaataatgatattaaaaaaaaagaagaagaatatgaaattatgaaaaaagaaTTGtctaaagaaaaaaatttattaaaaaaattaatagattataaatatttaattattaaaaaacaaatagaaaatataaataaaaaaaaaactaaaaaaatgatatataataattcacATACAGATGAATATGATATGTTTAGTGACACAGAATATAGTAGTACTGATGGTTATACaaactattttttaaataaagatgatttaaaaataaaagatcgaaatattaatgaaaaaataaaaaagttagaaacatatttaataatgaaaaaaacatataaaaaaaataatgatggtCATATACCTGAAATACATCAtactattaataaaaatacacaaGTTTATTGGAAATTAGTTTGTTCAAAACGAAATGAAACTATAGCAGAGAAATTATCAGAAAAtggaaatttaaaaaataattttgataatatattaaatacaaatttgaaaaaaagtaaaaaaaaaataaatacagaTAATGGTTCTGAtgatatacaaaaaaataatgaaataaataatttgaaaaaagaaaatgataataatgtaactaatttaaataaaacaaataaacaaGATGAAAAAATAGAACCTAAATTTAAATCATATCTAAATCATTTTAATTCAAAAcaatgtaataaatatatatcattttttcaattaGCAAAAAATAAACCATATGTTTTAGACCCACTTATATAtgattcaaaaaaaatattagacAAATTTATACCAATAAATGGAAGATTTACTGCAAAAGCTTTAACTAAAATATTAGCTTAcacaaatgaaaatatattttttccttcaaaaattatgaacaaaatgagAAAAGAATATACCATTGAAAAAAGTATAgaatcttttattttaactGGTGGAATGAGTAGAAAATGGGGGTTAGGTTTCCAAATATTTGAATGTGAATATGATGGtgaaataaatgaagaatttttaattaaaaaaaaaaagaggtATACAAACAGGCAAGTAGATAAATGTACGAAGAGGATTGTGGGATATGGCCAATCTGATTGTTCAGGATGTTTTACTCTTTCATTTCCTGAAATAAACTTATCTATAACCTTATTGTTATCAGATTTGTATAAAGGGGCAGAGGTGcgaaaatataaacattgtttttaattttgtcaCGCACATGCCTACAATTTATCACGCATGTTTCTGTAATTTGTCATTTTTTCTGCTTATTCTTTCCCATTTTTTCTGCTTATTTATAGGCTGCACACCTAATATTGGAGTATATAATGAAGCTATATGGAATTAGGCCGAAATGGAAAGTACCCATAAAGGTTTCCAACTTATTAAaagttttataaaataatttgtttgtaACAAATTTTGAGAAACAATATGATCAAGCAAATTTATCTATATGGCTTGCTTGCatttttttccttatttttattttttttgtttttttccatttaaaacgtttttataataatacataaataattcatattaaaaaaattaaatataagaacataaatatttgatttaatttttaaatgcgcaatagtatatttataaaatagaaataaaaaataaactataCTGGGTATAAATgtctatatatatgtatatatatgtatgtatatgtatgtgcgtatatatatgcatgcatgtatgtatagatagggaatatataaaatgatacTTTTATAGTTTGTGGAcgttcaaaaaaaaaataaatgaataaaaaagttTGAACTATGTAAAcaataatattgaaaaattatattttcgactaaataattataaacataaatattGGACCCTATATGGAAATAtaactttatatatatatatatagtatataaaatatataaaatatatataaaatatatagtatatataatatataaaatatatagtatatatatatatatgtaaattgtacatatatacgtaaaaaaaaaaaaaaaaaaaaaacaatctcttataaacaaatttgaattaaaaaaaaatgaagaatagtaataactaaattaaaacatatatgAATATCAAAATTGTATGtgttatattaataatttaatatattcaatTAGAGTTGTGAGAATTTTTAAATTGCTTTCATTTATATTGGtgtattatttaccttatatgtTCATGTcgttattttctttttttcaaCTGGCTTTAAAATTTGAAATGAGCACATGAGAGTCTCATCAACACTCATCATAGCTCCTGCATTATCAAATTCTCCACAATAATTTGGAGCTGAAAATAAAGTAACTAATTGTCTTTTTGCAAAAAATTCATATCCATC
This genomic interval carries:
- a CDS encoding atypical protein kinase, ABC-1 family, putative; amino-acid sequence: MNQYDQWNRRIRTIWYCSSLYVEYKNALRKSKKMPVEKKNEYWEKKHEEFATKMLNNIYELRGWWVKVGQFLSTQENIMPVAYIEKFTKLQDMMPTSPFEKIEIILKRELGSMYEFFEYIDKTPLASASIGQVHKARLKKGIVIDNMNKSYKNDYNVIIKIQHEGIDKFLSSDISTLKKVSWAFGLIDKNFNFGDYIEEWQNSASRELNYNYEVYHQLLAYNTYKKSSIDLKIPKIYCAYTTSKVLVMEYIKGFKITDTKYIKKYNINTYDLIYRIIDYFAYQIHSDGFFHGDPHPGNILVMLKRDCNKNKISRYNKYLKEKKKKKKYYGINELSNQNRILNYSENEFRSISNYDNKINKYVKGHSLGNESCASMEEFISSRYNITKLKSGINKSQNFYSKTCSSSGIRKKRKKDITDKVLREDYKYLINNDDKTNENGMSKNKGGQESTITSNKDASKLDNSGSYIKSDSKILKITKNRNNGILNFLWKNQSEANKNGGGQNEGDKNESDKNEGDQNEGGQNEGDPNEGGQNEGDQNEGCVTSGELDDGMIKEKDNNLSKKSDKNDLKKKEKRKKRSYECVPVIIDWGLIKQLDNVMKLAFCKLVYNINCMNFLNIIEAFEDMGFCFNDDFTYDPEIYIENLKKFFLKKFEESEIKSKENESSINNNGKENNISFLKNIDKNDVIEKSPISDVPKDIIFFLRVASLLHGLCTQMNVKINYLSIFSKRAKEALENIYKPIDTSIYITPISKKPKTFLEKRIHNFIKKLYEKEKILGCQICIIHKRKVVVDTCVGMMGIIDKRPITRHSLFNGYSLNKLILNIALIHLIYNKTNDKINSEKERYKNSEKEKIKKFKQKLNSPISNYLDGFICNNKKYITIKDLLTLKCFIRKPFHENITLNKFINYDSMINMIENAKNYNVKNRSKKYGEYMYLIDTYIISELIYNISGLKYYEYIYRNIIKPLNLEEDIFIPLPSYFLKSFNDKNKHENKKIVSGIGSSNNFVNNSSHLVKDNEFDRHNDENDSISNYKTSYIESYYNSKDNENKNNNNFSNFRKKKNEYKNKKPFLNYKENSNILENEDASNNNKFKNKKMNKIYNLSNNVFENKFINISNYNYKINKNNILKNKKFIKNLNRSLSVDVYYLKKKNIDIKKKVKCESIEKTKLLSLNHSQYSYSDINDNTNVKSDKFDKSDKFDKSDKFDKSDKFDKSDKFDKSDKFDKSDKFDKSDKFDKLQSFKDSEKKKNNKEENFYDAKDDITEDNINNRCNDKIKNNIKQKDIFSLKHTFLNHVDNLKEKTKKINDSIKNIYENNDNIFLKNLFTSQKKAEKGEKYNNSHFDNSTHFDSSANFDNNNDLEKDYDIRNIEYKQLYEKKKLKKNKKSDIFFENILKNGKINNVDKINNVDKILNINKLKSPLKILEKNKKKINIRNNSNRRSLSYNNIDHENNLFKNLESINDTNHDCNQNMPKFTNENDENDENDENKKGKLDYNKNSQNELIPSIFINNIILESKVDKGGNIEPVSIKDVNIESATVKDGNREPVAIQNGGERKSGEYLNINKNAKKLYKQIASENSSDESVNSTLKENYNNYQKKKNMKYKKLYKYITELKEYIRDKEEKLENIKKNEFEYSNSFIFENDNSDNLFKINQENYNKNGGSNYQASSNNDIKKKEEEYEIMKKELSKEKNLLKKLIDYKYLIIKKQIENINKKKTKKMIYNNSHTDEYDMFSDTEYSSTDGYTNYFLNKDDLKIKDRNINEKIKKLETYLIMKKTYKKNNDGHIPEIHHTINKNTQVYWKLVCSKRNETIAEKLSENGNLKNNFDNILNTNLKKSKKKINTDNGSDDIQKNNEINNLKKENDNNVTNLNKTNKQDEKIEPKFKSYLNHFNSKQCNKYISFFQLAKNKPYVLDPLIYDSKKILDKFIPINGRFTAKALTKILAYTNENIFFPSKIMNKMRKEYTIEKSIESFILTGGMSRKWGLGFQIFECEYDGEINEEFLIKKKKRYTNRQVDKCTKRIVGYGQSDCSGCFTLSFPEINLSITLLLSDLYKGAEAAHLILEYIMKLYGIRPKWKVPIKVSNLLKVL